GCAGAAGGGGTATTCTTTGATGACAAAGTAAAGATCAACGGTAAAACCTTTCACGTGAAATCAGATGGTACGATTTATGATCTTACAATTTATCTTTCTGCACCCGGAATACAAACGCATGGCGCTGCAAACACATTATCCCATGAAATAGGGCATAGCTTAGAAAAGATGGACCCTTCTATTCGAAATAAAATCTTGTTAGCAGCTAAACTTGATGGCAACCTCTTAGAACATACTTATAGTCTATCTCATTGGCAGGAACACATAGCCGAGGCTATCCGGGAATATTTGATGACAAGGCCCGAAGATTATCGTGCTAAATATCCCCACCGAGCACGGGTCGTTGAAAATTTGTTATGGGGTAAAATCAAAGCAATCTCTCCAAGAAAACAGGATACGCGGGACGATCTTAGGGTTGCTGCAAGATGGCCACTCCCCTTCAAATACCCAAAGTAAGCAAGGCTAAGAATCACCACCACTAAAAGCCCAGAACCCATCCCTATCCAAGCTCCTTGTCCACTTGGCTTTGAAAGCAATAATTTTCTTTTTTGAACCCACAAAATCCAAGCCAATGGCAAAGAAAATTGGATGAATTTAGATGCACCATACAAAATTTGAACCCAATGGCTCTGAGCCAGCACTTCAAAATAAAACCACGTGGCAAAGGTAGGAAAAATGAAGGCAAATCCCAAAACTAAATAAGTTTGTGTTCTGTTGTTTTTTATCATTGTTTTTTTCTAAATTTCATAATCAGTGCTGCCCCTATATAATAAATTATTCCTAAAAAATTAATGAGGATATAGAGTCCGTATGCCCAATACCATTCTGAATAACCTTGCCTGTAACACCAAAAAATAAAAAAATAAGCTCCAGTGTATGAAACTATCTGTAATATAAACCCAATCAAATAAGGTTTAAATAATTTACCTTTTCCCCTTACTAACAAAAGATAAACCACGGGGATCAACAAGCTCCCAAAGTTACCCATCAATCCATAAATATAACTCGGTATTTCATCTATACTAACCATATTTAAGTTACCTCTTTTTCAAAAACTCATCTCTTCGCTTGTGGGTTAAAGTCATAAAAGACTTAAAATCAATATAAAAAAAGCCTTATATGACTTTAAAATATTGGGTATTGCAGAAGGCAATCTTATAGAGCAAAATCGTAACTGATTATCAAAGCGCTGGGTTCCTTGATTTCTAAGGCGCAAATAGCATCGCCACAGGGGAGTGATAGAATTTTATTTTCAATTTTGTGGTCGCTCGTTTGAGCACGTATGAGGGCTCGTTCAAGGATATTCTTATTAGGGGCATTGGATCCTTTAAGAATAGGGGTTTTTTGCAGTAACCCCAGCGCCTTTTCTAAAACAGTTTTCTTATTCGTTGGAAATAAGCCTTTTATATTTTCATAGGTAAAACTGAAGGAATAATGAGCGCAGCCTCCAACTTCATAAATAATCTTGGTGCCATCTTTCATCAAAAGAGATTCGGTTAATCTTTTACCTTCAAGATATTTTTTAGGGGGAAAGACTTCCTTTACCTCAAGGCTCTTCGCATCGAGCAAGGGGATAACGGCAGTTTCTTTGGGCAAGATGCAGCCAGAGTCTTCTGCCCTCACAGGCGAAGTTAAAAGATAAAAGCACAGTAATGCCACAACCATTATATTTAGTTTCATATCTTATTAGAAAACTCCGAAATCAGAACCTGGTTTGCTTTTTTCTGTAATTTGACAATGACTTCCTGTGGCCAACTGGGGTCGATCACAACTTTGCATATTATTTGATCACGTTGGTGCTTGAGAAGGATTGCCTTCAAATGATTTTTCCAATTGGGAGAGTAGTCTTGCCCTTGCACGATGGGGTCATAGCCTTCATGAGTCATGACATACCAAGCCTTTTTCAAACCTTCTGGAGTCATGTATTTTGAAAATTTACTTTTAAATGTTCGCTGTTTCAAATTCGAAACGGTATCGTGGTAGGATAAATATTCATTATAAAAATCTATCAACATTTCGCAAGAATCGCTTGCCAAGATTTCCCGCCCTGAAAAAGATATGACAATGAAGGCAACGAGAGAAATAAAACTAAGTTTCTTTAAGTTAAGCATAATAAAATTTTTGGTTGCCTTGAACATCTCTAATCTTATTTAATTTATATTAGCCTTGACTAATAATTAGTTTAAGCTTATATTTATTTCTAGTGAAGGTAAAGTTTTATTTGCTAAGTTCTGGCAGAAGCCCAGTTGAGGAATTCCTTCAAAATCAATCCGACGGAATTCGCGCAGACTTTTTAGATGCCATCATGCTCTTAGCTTCTGGCCATAATCTTACGATGCCGATAAGTCGCAATCTTTCTAGTGTTTACCCAGGGCTCCATGAAATTCGCCTAAAAGACAGAAATGGGCAAGTACGTATCTTCTATTTTACTAAAAAGGGAGATGCAATCTATTTACTTCACGCTATGCGCAAGAAAACCCAGGAAATTCCCAAACGGGAAATTGAACTGATCCTCAAAAGGATTAAGGAGGTATAAAATGGCTTGGAAAGAAATGAATATTGAAGAAATTGCTGATTCTTTTGGCATTAATATTGAGGAAGTGCGTGCCAAGCAAAACCTTATCCAATTAATTATCAAAGAACGAAAGAATAAAGGTCTTTCCCAAAAATCTTTGGCTAAAAAACTAGGTGTTACGCAAGGAAGGATTGCACAAATTGAATCTGGAATTGGCACTGCCCAAATTACTTTCGATGTACTTTTGCATATCCTTTCAGAACTTGGCTATACTTTTAAAATTATCACCAAGAAAGCAGCGTAAAATGAATTATATTTATCAATGACAATGATATTCCCCATACACTAATCCCCACCGTTCACAATTTGTCCAGCAATGGTGGCAGCCTGCCCTGTCAGTTCCACCAGGATGAGCCTCTACTTGGTTAAAATTAAGACTTCCTATTAAGATCAAACCTACTATGAATATTAGGTATTTCATAACTTGGCTCCTTAAAAAAAATCAAGAGCCGGATCTTTTCAAAACCGGCCCTTTCTTTATTAAATTACACTTTGCTAACAGCCATTCCAATATTTGGATTGAATGGACTGCTGTTAAGTGGGGATTGGTTCATGTTAAACGAGCTTAAGTTGTTGTAAGGATTTCCATCGGGATAGCTACGAATATGGGGTGACACATAAGTCCCATTGCTTTTAAAGTACCCGTTAACGTTAACATAAGCCCAAGAAGGCGAGCTAATTGCTGTGATTAAGATTGCTAAGGTAGTGATAATAAATGTTTTCATGGTTTTTCTCCTTTTTAAAAGTTTGTTTTAATTAACTGTTCTACTTCTAAAAGCGGCACCATTATTAAAACCGAACAAAACAATTGATGAATTTATAAGTATATGAAATATAAAAGAAAATGAGTGATCTTCAAACCACTATTCATTTGGTCAACCGAGCCAAGGCAGGGGAAAATGGAGCGTTAAATCTTTTAATGGAACGCTACCTACAAAGAATTCTGCGAATTGTTCGCGCCCGGCTTGGCCCACAACTAAGAACAAAGGTTGAATCTATGGATGTAGTTCAAGAAGTGATGATTCGTGCAGTTAAAGCTTTTGATAATTTTGAACCCAAAGACGAAGCGGCTTTTCTACATTGGATTAGCAAACTTGTTCAAAATGAAATCTGTGATCTAGCTGATTATCATGGCGCGCAAAAACGAAACCTCCATCAAGAAATTCAATCAAAACAAGATTCTGAAAAAGATCGTTCGATTTTATCAAATATTCCCGCTGATAGTCTTTATAGGCCTAGTTTTCAGTTACGGCTTAAAGAAGATGTCTTAGCCCTTGAAGCCGCTATGGACAACTTATCACAAGTCCAAAAGGAAATTGTAATCATGCGGCAATATGAAGGGCTTTCTTTTAAAGAAATTGGAACTGAATTAAATTTAAGTGAGGATGCTGCACGAATGCAATTTGCCCGAGCTATAAATAAATTGACTGACTTTATGACACAAACAAATGAATGAACAAATCAATACGATTTTTCAGTCTTTTATAGAAAAGCATGCTGATGATGAGTTGCCCATCGATTTTACGCCTCTTTTGAAGCAATACACTCAATTTAAAGACCCTCTCGAGAAAAAGATCAAAGCATATCAAAAAATAATGGGTGTTTTTTCGGACAAAGATTCTTCATCTAAAGAAAAACTACCCCAACAACTAGGGAGGGTTATAGGCGGTTGTACCCTTTTAAAAATACTGGGGCAAGGAGGCATGGGAGTCGTTTACCTAGCTCGACAAGAAAAACTCAATCGAGATGTAGTTGTAAAAGTTTTACGCCCATTTGCGGTTGATAATCAAGCTCTCAAAGAACGGTTCTTAAGGGAAAGCCGAACCATCGGCCGGTTGAATCATAAAAATATTGTTCCGGTATACGATATAGGGGAAGAAGAAAGTTCTTTTTATATCATCATGAAATATGTGCCAGGTATTCCTCTGAACAAATTGATTTCTTCTCTTGCAGGCAAAGACCGTTCAATCCTTAAAATAAAAGATTTAACTGAAGCCATTGCAAATAATATTGAACCTTCTCTGGCTAAATCCATATCTATTAATGGCAAAAGCCCCACTGAATTTTTTTGTAATTTGATCACCAAAGTAGCTGATGCTGTTCAGTATGCTCATGACAATGGAGTAATCCATCGAGATATCAAGCCATCCAATATTATTGTTGAACCCAATGGGAACCCTGTACTTTTAGATTTTGGACTGAGCCATGATGAGGTTGAAGAAAACTTAACAGTTACTGGAGAATTTTTAGGAACACCCATTTACTCGGCTCCAGAAACGTTCTTAAAAAATGAATCCCATGACAACAGGCAACTCGATGTCTACTCATTAGGGGTCACTTTATATGAAGCTTTAACCGGAAACTTGCCCTACGAAGGAAATAGCATTTATGAAATTTATGCTAATATTAAAAATAAAGAACCTGTTAGACCTAAGAGTCGTTGGAAAAACATCCCAAATGATTTAGAAACAATAATTTCAACTTCAATTTCAAAAAATATCGAATACCGATATAAGACTATTTTTGATTTAAAAAATGATTTAATCAATTTTTTGGATTATTTGCCTATTCAGGCAAAACCACCTTCTTATTCCTATAAAACAAAAATATGGCTAAAACGACGCCGCAAAAGCATTTCGTTAATTACATTGCTTCTTGCCATAAGCCTAGGTTCTTACCTCTATTTTCAAAAAGAGATCACCCAAAGCAAAAAGGATTTAAAACAGATCCAGATCACACAACAATTGCGTGAAGCTTTACACGGTCTGATCGAACATGACGTTCAAACTACTTACTCAAAAGTTGAAAAACTTTATAACGAAAACCCAGACAATGTTATGTTAAATGTTTGGTATTTTGGATTAAAAGCAAAGCTAGAAAATAATATTAATATTATCGCCGAAAAAGTACGCATACTTCATGAAAAAGATCCTGAAGATTTATTTGTTAAACTTGCGGAAGTGGTCGTTTATCACGAATTGAAAAACTTCGAAAAAAAAGATGCAGCGAAAAAAATAATATTCCAAAAATTTTCTGACGAAAAAACAATCAAGGTGTTTCCAATATATTTAAACGCATTAGGAGCTGATGACCAGTTGGTACTTGAATTTACTAAATTTGGATTATCAAAATACCCTTACGAACCAGATCTGAATTTCTTTATGAGTGTATTTTGCAAGATTGAAGATAAAGATAATAATTGTGGCATCAAATATTTGGAAATAGCTGCAGAATACTCCAACCGTTATTTAAATAGTTTAAGTTCAGCCTACGTCAATATGCCAGCAAACCAAAAACTACTTCATAAAATGATCAACAATTTAGAAAAATTGAGTCACCGCCCTTTAGCAAATTTAACGGCTGATTATTTTTTTGATCTTGGTAAATTATATCTGCGGCTAGGAGATTGTAAAAAATTCTTACAGTATCTTAATACCGCAATAAATTTGGAACCTACTAATACTAAATTGCTTGATTTTAGAAAAATCAAGCATGGATGTTAGCTAAAGAACAATTTTTCTTAATGCAATCTACTTAAAAACTCCAATTTCTTTGAGTTCGGGACAGCCTTTATTTAACCAAGCGCTAAAACCATATTCAACTTTAACAATAGGTTTCCTCAAAAATAGCTTGAATTTTTCAACTATGGTTTCTAATACGTTTCCGCATGGATTCACAATTACTAAATCACATTCTCCTAGCTGCATTGGTTGATAATATTCAAATATCTTTTCAAAAAATTTATCCGTTTCATTTTGTAAAGACATACCAACAATCGCAACTACTCCCTTATTACCCACCATTTTACTAATAAAAGAATTCAATTCGACAGATTTTTTTCTTTCATTAATAGAGTCATTTGGCAAACTAATATCAGATCTTATCTTTAATTTTTTATTTTCTATAAAATCCCCAGTATCGCCATTTTCAGAGTTCCCATTCAAATGATATACAAAGGAGCTACCTAGCCAATACGGAACCATTTGCCAATTTTTCTCATTGATTGCTTGTTCAAATAAAGTATCCCAGTTTAGAGTAGAAAAAACATGCTTAACGCCAGACACTGTATGTTTCTCACAGATTTGCAAAAGCTCTCGATACGGTAGCAGATTAATTTTACTTGAGTGTTGTATCTGAATGAGTTTTTTTTGGATTAGGTTTTTCTGTTCGGATTGACTTAGACTTTTGTCATTTAATATATCCTTGGCATCCCAATTCA
This DNA window, taken from Deltaproteobacteria bacterium, encodes the following:
- a CDS encoding type II toxin-antitoxin system RelE/ParE family toxin, whose translation is MKVKFYLLSSGRSPVEEFLQNQSDGIRADFLDAIMLLASGHNLTMPISRNLSSVYPGLHEIRLKDRNGQVRIFYFTKKGDAIYLLHAMRKKTQEIPKREIELILKRIKEV
- a CDS encoding helix-turn-helix transcriptional regulator — its product is MNIEEIADSFGINIEEVRAKQNLIQLIIKERKNKGLSQKSLAKKLGVTQGRIAQIESGIGTAQITFDVLLHILSELGYTFKIITKKAA
- a CDS encoding sigma-70 family RNA polymerase sigma factor; translation: MSDLQTTIHLVNRAKAGENGALNLLMERYLQRILRIVRARLGPQLRTKVESMDVVQEVMIRAVKAFDNFEPKDEAAFLHWISKLVQNEICDLADYHGAQKRNLHQEIQSKQDSEKDRSILSNIPADSLYRPSFQLRLKEDVLALEAAMDNLSQVQKEIVIMRQYEGLSFKEIGTELNLSEDAARMQFARAINKLTDFMTQTNE
- a CDS encoding serine/threonine protein kinase is translated as MNEQINTIFQSFIEKHADDELPIDFTPLLKQYTQFKDPLEKKIKAYQKIMGVFSDKDSSSKEKLPQQLGRVIGGCTLLKILGQGGMGVVYLARQEKLNRDVVVKVLRPFAVDNQALKERFLRESRTIGRLNHKNIVPVYDIGEEESSFYIIMKYVPGIPLNKLISSLAGKDRSILKIKDLTEAIANNIEPSLAKSISINGKSPTEFFCNLITKVADAVQYAHDNGVIHRDIKPSNIIVEPNGNPVLLDFGLSHDEVEENLTVTGEFLGTPIYSAPETFLKNESHDNRQLDVYSLGVTLYEALTGNLPYEGNSIYEIYANIKNKEPVRPKSRWKNIPNDLETIISTSISKNIEYRYKTIFDLKNDLINFLDYLPIQAKPPSYSYKTKIWLKRRRKSISLITLLLAISLGSYLYFQKEITQSKKDLKQIQITQQLREALHGLIEHDVQTTYSKVEKLYNENPDNVMLNVWYFGLKAKLENNINIIAEKVRILHEKDPEDLFVKLAEVVVYHELKNFEKKDAAKKIIFQKFSDEKTIKVFPIYLNALGADDQLVLEFTKFGLSKYPYEPDLNFFMSVFCKIEDKDNNCGIKYLEIAAEYSNRYLNSLSSAYVNMPANQKLLHKMINNLEKLSHRPLANLTADYFFDLGKLYLRLGDCKKFLQYLNTAINLEPTNTKLLDFRKIKHGC